A part of Chroococcidiopsis sp. TS-821 genomic DNA contains:
- a CDS encoding outer membrane beta-barrel protein codes for MVHSQNQLAGKQDDRLLTENQNPPAKTKSEYITEFSSSSAGALTLKPTSEFLPQRQNHSDSSTATSCLVSDLDEQRYTFNSISPTPHPRQIAQNLDQQLSVPADGELGELRLRELEGRSQSDIDAELGRLRIREIKRRSPDPELGILRVRELERQPTLADTVIPPPPSPRFGSLLAQIGYFQTNNIFSAVDPIQGGLLSSGITLITTPKLGENTDLIAAIDGSLIRYIEQSESNYNQLRFRAGIRQRFSPQMFGEVGWINQQLFRSESGDRFLDENALRFVLRRRDRLTDRLRLDSLYELRISDAEPETRSRIINSLLVSLSYNLQNNLLVGLDYQFARSDFTQRDREDQFHRLLGRLTYAASRSSQFNLQAGVTLGGSSAPNINFDNLFLSVTYTVELGRF; via the coding sequence TTGGTTCATTCTCAAAATCAACTGGCTGGGAAACAAGACGATCGCTTATTAACAGAGAATCAGAATCCACCTGCAAAAACGAAATCAGAATACATAACTGAATTTAGTTCGAGTTCTGCAGGTGCTCTGACGCTTAAGCCCACTTCAGAGTTCCTTCCTCAGCGACAAAATCATTCCGATTCATCTACCGCGACTTCTTGTTTAGTCTCTGATTTAGATGAACAGCGTTACACGTTTAATTCAATTTCTCCTACACCTCACCCTAGACAAATTGCGCAGAATTTAGATCAACAATTAAGTGTACCAGCCGATGGTGAATTAGGCGAATTGCGCTTGCGCGAATTAGAAGGACGATCGCAATCCGACATTGATGCAGAATTAGGAAGATTGCGCATCCGCGAAATCAAAAGGCGATCGCCCGATCCAGAATTAGGAATTCTGCGCGTAAGAGAATTAGAACGCCAGCCCACGCTTGCAGATACTGTCATTCCACCACCACCATCACCCCGCTTCGGTTCGCTCTTGGCTCAAATTGGTTACTTCCAAACAAACAACATATTTTCAGCAGTAGATCCGATTCAAGGCGGTTTGCTATCGTCAGGTATCACGCTGATTACAACACCGAAGTTGGGAGAAAATACGGATCTGATTGCTGCGATTGATGGTAGTTTGATTCGCTATATCGAGCAATCGGAATCGAATTACAACCAGTTGCGCTTCAGAGCGGGAATTCGTCAAAGATTTTCGCCGCAAATGTTTGGTGAAGTTGGTTGGATTAATCAACAACTCTTTCGTTCGGAGTCGGGCGATCGCTTCTTAGATGAAAACGCACTCCGCTTTGTGCTGCGACGGCGCGATCGCTTGACTGACAGGTTGCGACTCGATAGCTTATATGAGTTACGTATAAGCGATGCCGAACCAGAAACTCGCAGTCGCATCATCAACTCATTATTAGTCTCGTTAAGCTACAACTTACAAAACAATTTGTTAGTTGGATTAGATTACCAGTTCGCCCGCTCAGATTTTACTCAACGCGATCGCGAAGATCAATTTCACCGCTTACTCGGACGCTTGACTTACGCCGCTTCGCGTAGTAGCCAATTTAATCTTCAAGCAGGAGTAACGCTTGGTGGTTCTTCTGCTCCAAATATTAATTTTGATAACTTATTTTTGAGCGTAACTTATACTGTTGAGCTAGGACGTTTTTAA